The sequence AAAGGCAAGCCCTGGGGGGAACCCCAGGATAATGTGGGGTGGCTGGAGGATGCTTCAGTGTGAGTGGAGATGCCCAAGCAGGGGCCTGTGGTCAGAGAAATGCATATGTCTGTATGCACAATATACACAcaccatatatatacattgtacaaacacagacatacatacacatcccaaaacgtacacacacacacacacacacacacacacacacacgtttgagAGGGATATAATGACAATAGAATGGAGCAGTTGAGAATTTCACCTCTGGAGCCAGGCCTCGAGGTTCAAATATACCCCATCCCACCCGCTGCCacttcctgctgtgtgacctcaggcaagtgactcaccctctctgggcctcagtctcacTTCATAAATGGTGCCTGCTTCATACAGTTGGTGAAAAGGTTTAAATGAACTCATAGAAGTAAGGCTCATAGaatactgcctggcacacagtataaGCACTATATGTAAGTTTTGGCATAGGTGCTTAGCCTGGTAGAAATATTGAGCccctaaaaaataatactaataaatttttgagaagagaaacatGTGAGCCccttgtgtcatttaaaattttccagtagctacatttttaaaatataaaagtaaagaatacatttaaagcaTAAAAGTAAACAAGTGATATTAATCTGAAAGTTGCATTGAACCCAATAGATTCAAATTACTACCATTTCAACGTggagccatatttcaagtgccaCCTGTGGCTCTTGGCAACTGTCCTAGGCAGTGCAGACTTAGAAGAGGGCCTGACATAAAGCCTATGCCTGATAAATGTTAAGCACTGTTGTTGCTTTATGTGCACACAGGCATATACTCAATCCCCTTACTTGTCTTCTGGCTACTACAGTGTCTTGAAGATTCCCCTGTGTCCGTCCCCCAGGCAACCCAGGTGGTACTCCAGTGTGTACCCCAGTTGTGGGGCCAGGGTGAGGGGAAGTGAGATCAGGGTCCTTCAGGTATCCCCTGTGGTGCAATGACCCAACAGCTGTCACCCATCACCCACAGAAGCTCATCACGTCAGTGGATGACCTGTTGAAAACGCCAAGTGACTTGGAGGCCCTGGACCTGACTTCCAGGCATCGCATAGCCACCCACCTGCTCTCAGGCCTCGAACAAATCCTGAGGAACCTGGCCAAAGCCATGACTAAAGACTCCTTCACCTACCGTTCCCCTGGGGACACAGGTGAGACCTTGTCCTGCCCCGCCCCGGCCTCGGGCCCCCTTCATACACCCAGAGCCCCTGAGCACTGCCCCCTCTCCCCTCAGAgctgtccctggtggtccaggagcAGGGGAAAGGAAACATCACTGTGGGCCAGAGCCACGCACGGATGCTGCTGGACTGGTCCGTGGCAGCTGGAGCCAAGAAGTCGGGTAATGGCAGGGATCCAGAGCGGGCAcctgagggagagggatggagaagcTGAGATATGGCTAGGTGTGAGGTCCAGAATATGCAGCAACTGGAAACTGACCCATGGGGAGGGACTCCAGGCATCACAGTGGACTGGCGAGCTTGAATTAGACATCTTAGGAGGGAAGATGGGGCACGGAAGGAAGCAGAGCAGAAGGTAGCCAGTGTGTCTGTCCCCCAGGTCGCACCGTGGTGGGAATCCTCTCCAGCAACATGACGGGATTGCTGGCCAACGCCACTTTGAACCTAGACTCGAAGAAGAAAGCTGAGCTGAAAAGGAGACTCAAAGGTCCTGTCCGTGGTGTTCAGCTCAAGCTTGTCTCAACCGTCAACTCAGTCTTTCTGAGCAACACAAACACAGATAAACTCGACTCCAGCGTCACCTTTGCCTTCTCCTACCCTGTGAGTCcttgggcagggaggggggatcAGCCCTACTGCTCACCCATGGCCAAGGTCAGCTCCTGCCGCCTTtgtttccccacctccacccactctGCACCTTCCTTACAcatacctcagggcctttgcactctgtgccctctgcctgggacaccTTTCCTCCACATGATTCAGCCCTTTACCTGTCTTCagtctttgttcaaatgtcaccGTCTCTtctaggccttccctgacctccttattttaaattacaatctGTAATCAcactccacctttcccctttgtcttttctttcttttgtttgcacTCAGCACTTTCTAACACACTatctggtttatttatttattaggtttattactttctgtctgtctcccccactagtaTGTCAGCCACAGGACAGGGACTTGTGTCTGCCCTGTTCACTCCCATGTGCCTGGCCTgacacacacagtaggtgctcagtagacAACTGTCAAATGAAAAGCAGCTCTCTTTGGGTTCAACCCAAGCCCAGTACCCAAGAGTGGGTTCCAGGCTAACCTCTATGACCGCCCCTACCTGCCCACATCAGAATCTGTCGGAGCAAGAATCACCACCACGGCGGGAGCTGATCTGTGCCTTCTGGAAGAGTGTCAGCAATGGGAGCGGGTACTGGGCCACCTCAGGTTGCTGGAAGCGGGGCAGCACGAATAGCAGCACCACCTGCCAGTGCAATCACCTGAGCAGCTTTGCCATCCTCATGGCCCACTACGATGTGGAGGTGAGCAGCCCAGGGGCCATCTTCAAAAACCCACAGGTGGCATGGTTGGTTTAGGCGAGACAGGCAGCTGGTTCTCGGTGGCATGGCCCACCTGGTTCTGCATGGCTGCACAGCCCAGATGGCCCTAGGCCACACTTCCCAGCCTCTTCCTTGGGACCCCCAGACctccacatgacccagcaactaAACAGAGTGGCCTGGCACTGCGCGCCCTGCTCCAGCCAGTGCCCCTCTGACTGCCCACACCTAACGAGTGGTTAAATATCGCTAAAAGCTCCTGAGGGAGCAAAACTTTCTGTACGTGGCCTCAGGGGGATCCATAGATACGCTGGGCCATGTGAACACCTGGAATGGGCCAGGCAGAGTAGGGGACACTGGTGGTCAAGGCCCAAGGCCCAGGAAGGACAAAAATGTGGGTTTTGATGAGCTAATAGGTGTGGCCAGGTGTAGGAGGGACAAGAGATGAGATGGAGATCAGGGTCAGAGAGGTGGGCTCATCGGTGTTGGGAAAGAAGGTTGCAGCCACTGAGGCTTCACGGGGGACCTTCTCAGGAGAGCTGCTGGGTGTGTAGTGGGGAAGCCCTTCCGGAGGAACTGGGGATCCCTGCTGCACCCATGGGTATGGGGGTAGCGGTATTTAGGATGAGATGCAGCAGATTTACTCAGATGTTGATggcggaggaggtggggggaaggtgaGCCACCGGATCCGAGTCCTGCAGGCCCGGTCCCAGGTGGGtgtaggtgtgggtgtgggtggtggggcccacaaggagggtgggaaggccTCAGCGTGCTGATCGAGTCCTGCCTGCCCCGCCCTGCATCCAGGACTGGAAGCTGGCCCTGATCACCAAGGTGGGACTGGCGCTGTCGCTGGTCTGCCTGCTGCTGTGCATTCTCACCTTCCTGTTGGTGCGGCCCATCCAGGGCTCCCGCACCACGGTGCACCTGCACCTCTGCATCTGCCTCTTCGTGGGCTCCGCCATCTTCCTGGCGGGCATCGAGAAAGAAGGCGATCAGGTGAGGCCCCGCCCCGTGGAGCGCCCCATGCTCGCCTGAGGAATAGCCCTGCGAGGGCCTGGAGTGGAACAGCCCCGCCCACTCCCAGCCGGGTCGGGTGGACGGCAGCTGGGAAGCATGTGGCCCCGTCCATTCGCCGCTTTCACGCCCTCACGGTCACGCCCTGACTCCGCCTGCCGCGGACCTGCCCACCGCTGACGTCACCTCGCCCCTCTGTCcctccgccccggccccgccccacaGGTGGGGCTgcgctgccgcctggtggccgggCTGCTGCACTACTGCTTCCTGGCCGCCTTCTGCTGGATGAGCCTCGAGGGTGTGGAGCTCTACTTCCTCGTGGTGCGCGTGTTCCAAGGCCAAGGCCTGAAAAAGCGCTGGCAGTGCCTGATCGGCTACGGCGTGCCCCTGTTCATCGTGGGCGTCTCGGCAGCCATCAACAACGAGGGCCATGGCCGCCGCCACCGAAAGTGAGTGCGAGATGGTGGGAGGGCCAGGGCTTGGGGgctgcacccagcacagtgcccctGCTCCCCTCCGGCTCCACTCTGGGCTACTGGGTGCTGACCAGATCCCTCTCTTCTCCAGCTGCTGGCTGGACACTAAAAACGGCTTCCACTGGAGCTTCCTGGGACCTGTGACCTTCACCATTTTGGTAATtgcctcaccccccaccccaccccacccctgtgaAAGCCTGGAGCACGTGACTCCACACTGAGCCCACTATACCAGCTTTCTCCCTGCAAGTTCCAAGGACGCCCCCTAATCTGAATTCTGTGCTCCCCGCCCAGTGCAATGCTGTCATCTTCGTGATTACTATCTGGAAACTCACTCAGAAGTTTTCTGAAATCAACCCAGACATAAAGAAGTTAAAGAAGGCCAGGTGAgcgcaggggcagggaggagggctggCAGGAGTGGGTGTGTGAGGTGGGGCACATGCTGCAACTGCCCACCTCCCCACAGGGTGCTGACcatcactgccatggcccagttCGTTATGTTGGGCTGCACCTGGGTCTTCGGCCTGTTCCTCTTTGATGAAGATAGCCAGGTGCTGACCTATACCTTCACGATCCTCAACTGCCTGCAGGGCCTCTTCCTCTTTGTGCTGTACTGCCTGTTCAACAAGAAGGTGGGCTGCAGGCTGGGCTGTGGGCGGGGCTGGGGTCCTAGTCCTAAGGCCTCTCCTCTCCTGACCTGGCACCCTGTGCCCCACAGGTGAGGGAGGAGTACCGGAAGTGGGCCCGGATGGTCACGGGGAACAAGTACTCCGAGTTTGCCACATCCACCTCTGGGTCTGGCTCCAGCCACAATCCGACTCAGGTAAGTGCTGAGCCTGGGGCAGTGGGGATGCAGGCCAGAAGGCACCTGGACCTGGGCTCAGTTCTCATGGGGCTCCTTTCTCTCCAGGCCCTCAGGCCATCAGAGTGTGGCATGTGAAGGCATGGTTCTGGCCAGGCCACCAGCTCCTGTGGCCTCAGCAGCTTTTGCACATGCTGAagacctcctctcctctcccactgcTATCCCTCCTGCCTTGGTCCCCATATGCACCACGGAGAGGAGGGTGACAACTGCCATGTGGCACCGAACTCCAGAATACCCAGCAAAGGTGGAGAGTCGGACCTACTGGGCCTGCTTCTGGCTGCCTCTCAGCTCCACCCTGGCCAGGACACAGGGAAAGGGCAGAAGCTGGCCCAGGACTGCAGCCCCTTGTCCTGGTACATAAGGCCCAGACAGACTGAGGGCTCCTGTGCCTGGCCTGGTCCTTCCCCCTCATCTGTCTTTGCTACAGAACAAGAGGCCAGGGTGCTGGGACTCAGCTTCCTGGTTAAGCTAAGACTGAAGTcgggggtgggagaagggcaaGGCCCTTCTCAGCCCCTTGCCAAAGGCTCATGGTACAGAGACCCATCTACCCCCAGAGCAGAGGGTTCTCACTGATGTGAAGGCTGTGGATGTTGtgtaatattttttatctgtATAAACCTTTCAGTGTTGACACTTAAAATTAAACATCACGTTGATGCAGAAAGAGACATTTCTTCCTGACTAGGGGCTCACTGACCAGTCCCATGGTGTCCACGAAATGCCGAGAGCTGACAGAAACAGAAagggtgggagccaggcttccataataaaaatttattcttaCACAAATCTACAGCttttaaacagtaaaaagaaaggCCCACTGTCGCCTAGGAAGAGGACTTGAAGCAACACGTGGGAAGCCGGATGGCTCCGGGACGTCAGGACACGTGGTTACCGGCTCTGCTCGACTGTTAAGACACACACAGGGGAGGGCAGTGAGGAGGGCCCGGGGGCAGGGGAAGAGAAGGCCCCACGGCCACGGCCCCCCAGCCCTGTCTGAGCCACTTACTGTATGTGGAGATGTCGATTTCCTCTGGAAGCTCTGCCACATTTACTTCAAACCGGTCCTGGACATCATTGAGGATTTTGGCATCATTTTCATCAGACACGAAAGTGATGGCCAGGCCTTTGGTACCAAAGCGACCTGCACGGGCCACCTGCGGGGAGACAGGAGCAGAGTTCAGGCCACAAGACACTAGCTGGGGATCTGAGAACAAGCAGGAAGAGGTCCTCATCCAACACCAACCCTGGGAAGTGGGCATTAGGGAGGGGACACCTCTGTGGGGCCACTCACACGGTGGAGGTAGGTGTCTGAGTCCTCGGGCATGTCATAATTGAAGACAATGTTGACACGCTCAATGTCCATCCCTCGGCCAAATAGATTTGTGGCCACCAGGATTCTCCGCTGGAAGTCCTTGAACTGCTGATAGCGTGACAGGCTGGGTGCAGGAGGAACAAGGTGTGGCCATCAGACACAGGGATCCTGAGCAGCGATCCCCTCCAAGGGGCCTGGGGCCTGCCTGGGGCTTTGAGGGCAGCATGCACTCACCGCTCCTCCTGGGCCATGCCTCTGTGGATGGCAATGGCTGGGAAGTTCTGCTCCACGAGGAGCTGGGCCAAGGCCATGCAGCGCTGCACCGACTTCACAAATATCACCACCTGCGGGGGAGGGAGTGGCAGTCAGGACCAGAATCCCTCCCGAAGGCCCAGAGCCCTGGGACAGGCCACAGGAGTGCAGAAGGCTCACCTGGTTAAACTCCAACACATCCAGGAGGTCAAAGAGCTTGCGGTTCTTCTCACTGTCCTTAAGTTTGACGTAGTACTGCTGTAGCCCATGCAATGTGAGTTTGGTCTCGTCGTCCACAAACACCTCCATGGGCTGTGCGGGAAGGGGCAGTCAGGGCTTACTTCTGGGCATCCTGCCTGCCCAGAACCTTCCAAGAGCGACTCCTTTGCTGCAATACTTCCAGAGGGCCTGCCGTACCCCAGTGAATACTTCTCTCCCAACAGCTGGATCTAAAGTGTGGTCTGGCTCAGGTGGAGACCAAGCTCTCAGCTCCCAGTTTGACAAGAGAAGAAGAGGGCTCCACTGGCCTCCCAGCATTCTTGTACCATGAGGGCAGTGTGGGTGTCGGGGAGCAGCAAGAGCCTGGACCCTAGGAGGCCAAAGGTCTTGGCCTGTCCTGCTCTGAGGTCCTGGTCTCTACTCACGTCCTGCATGAACTTCCTGCAGACGGGCCGGATCTCCTTGCTCAGGGTGGCGCTGAACATCATGCACTGCTTCTCATGGGGTGTCAGGCGGAAGATCTCCTGCACGTCCCGCCGCATGtctgggaggggagggcaagAAACAGGTGGGCGTGAGCGCCTGCCAGACCACGACCCCCACCCAGATCCAGCCCCTCCCAACCTGTGCCAGGGAGCCGTTGGCACCATGATGAGGGCGGTGTGAGCGAGGACTGGCCGGAGGGGAGAGTCCCAGGTGCCTGGGGGCCCGGACTCGGGGCGAGCACAGGCGCGGGAGGAGCGGCAATCCACTTACACGCTGCAAGAGCGGAGCAGCCGTGCCAGCGCGCCTCGAGCCACGCTTCAGGGAGGGGAGCCTGAGGCAGAGACAGCCGCTGGGGTGAGAGCTGCAGCCGCCTCCCAGGACACAAGCCCCATCTCCCACCGGCCCTGTCAGGGCTCACTGAGGGCAGGTGGGGGCCTAGAACTAACGCAACAGGAACTTTCCCTAAAATCGTTTACAGGAGACCTGAGGGCTGGCCACCCACGGGACCCCACTTTGGGGAAACCTCCGGCCTGCCCTGTCAGGGGCCACCTAGCTCTGACGTCTGGAGGTGCTGTGAGGGCGAGGAGGGTGTGGCTGCGTGGACCTCCACAGCCCCCAGACCCAGTGAGGATACTCACCCAACTGCTCCAGCATCTTGTCACACTCATCCAACACGAAGTGCTTCACATTTCTCAGGTTGAGGCTCCTGTTCCGCACAAGCGCCAGGATCCGGCCCGGCGTCCCCACCACGACATGGGGACAGTTCTTCTTCAACACCTCCTCATCCTTCTTGATGGAGAGGCCCCCAAAGAACACAGACACCTAGGCAGGCGGAAAGTTGCTTTCAACTATCTGGCGGCCGAAAGCTCACACCCCACTCTGTGCCTACGGCCACTCAGCTAACGGCCCGCCAGCAGTCCCCGAACACCCCAGACCTGGTGCCTGAGAGCCTGGCCCCAGCTCCACtgaagagcagccccagggcTGGGACCGGCAGAGGCCTCTGGGGGCCATGCATAATTCATCAGGCTTTTAAGGAGCATAAACCACCACAAACCTCAAAGGCAGCCACTGCAGCCAAGCTTGGTTAACACCGGCTGGGCCAGAGCTGAGGCCGGCAAGGCTGCAGAGGACCACAGGGCACCCAGCTGGAGGGGGCTCACCTTGACGCTGGGCATGTACTTGGAAAAGCGCTCATACTCCTTGCTGATCTGGAAGGCCAGCTCTCGAGTGTGGCACATAACCAGGACCGTCACctgtggggcaggtgggggagaggCACTCAAGGCAGTGTCCTAAGTCCTCCCCCGGCCAGAGCCCACGCTGGTGCACATCCCTTGGTGGCCCCCGCCCCTTGGGCCAGTGGAAGGCCCAGTCCAGACACCTCCATCTTCTCACAGCCCGTCACCTGCTGCTCACTCCCTGTGTCTTCTCACAGCTACTCAGGTGTGTCTCCCTATGCCAGGTCCTGCACTGAGGCCTCGATAAGAGTTAGACCCAGCCTAGCTGGTGACACGCTCCATGCTAACAGCTTCCTGAGTCTGCCCTCTGGCTGGCCTGTGACCACCAAGGGGAAGGgtgcccctgcctcctggccCACAACACCAAGTACCAAGACCACACCGTGGCCTCCCACGAAATCCTCCTCTCCTTGACCATCTGCCCTAAGGTCCGTAACAAGGGCTCACGTACCCATACACAGCCCAAGGATGTGTGCCCAGCATGTCAAGAACAGAACACCAGTATGTGCCTCAATTATCCCCCAAAGAGTGGGCTACAACGTTCATGATGTGAGAAGACACCTATGGCTTGTCAGCAGGAACAAAACTGTGTTCAGTGTAATCCCACCTTCATAAATGCGCACAATCTAGAAACGCACACATGGAAAAAACCGCCATCTTGTTGGATGGTCAAATTGTGGGcacttttcagttttttctcttGGGATTTTGTTACAACTAAGtacagttattatttatttatttattttttgtggcacacggacttagttgctccagatcttcctggagcaaggatcaaacctatgtcccctgcattggcaggcagattcttaaccactgcaccacctaggaagccccagttcttaattttaaaagttcgCAAAGAGGATGCGGGAACAGGGATATTTAACAGGAGAAGCTgtgactcctgctgcctcgggtAGCTTGGGCCTAGGAGGGAGGGTGCTCACCCACCTGTCCGTTGATGGGCTCAATCTGCTGCAGGGTAGCCAACACAAAAACTGCCGTCTTGCCCATCCCTGACTTGGCCTGGCACAGGATGTCCATGCCCAGGATGGCTTGTGGGATACACTCGTGCTGGACTGAGGGGGAGAGAACGCGCGGGCTATCAGAAACCAGATGTTCCCTCTGTGCAGGCCCCTCACCGTGGCTGAGGGGAGCACGCTGAGGCGGTCAGGGGAGGACCAGGGAGGCATACCCTCGGATGGATGCTCGAAGCCACAGTCCACTATGGCTCTCAGGAGCTCTGGCTTCAGCAGAAAGTCCCGGAAGCCAGAGCTGTGGATGGAAACGTAGGAACCCTTGACATCTTTCTTAGGGGGAGCTGGAGCGTTCTCTGGAGGGGCCTGCGGCTCTTCATCTTCCTCGTAATCCAGAAGCTCATTTTCCACATCCTGTTCCGCCATGGTGCTGAGAACAGAGGAGGGATGAAGGGCTGAgggaagcaaccaaggtgactgACGTATGCAGACCCACTCAGCAAGGGAGAAGAGCAAGACGGCTGCACAGAGGCTGCAGGTTGTTGACACAGGTCCAAGAAGGGCAAGGTGCTGGGGTCAGGGCTTGTGAGCTAGCAGAAAAAGCCACCCAGCCACCGAAGCCAAGAGAGGACATCATTCTCCAATCCCTCTTTAGCTAACCCCCGACACTGACTCCAACAGCAGGTCCCACCACTCCATCTGTGCAGCGCCTCCCAGCTTCCACCTGTTGTGGCCACATTTCGACCACAATCGGCCAAGCACCTCACCGCTCCCTGTGCCCTACCAACCATGCCCACATGTGCACCCACATCCTCCACCTCCAAGGGCTTCCCACTGCTCTAAGTGAAACCCCAATTCCTCTCTGCTCGCACCCTTCCTCAGCGGCCCCTGCCCACCTCATTCCACACCACCCCTTTCAAACCACCCCCAGCCTTATCTGGCTGCTGATACTCATCAAGCTCCTACCCCAGCTCGGGCTGCCCACTTTCACCCTGGGAACGCACTGCTGCACTGCTTCTAGGTGTCTAAACAAATGCCTCCTTCTCAGCATCAAGGTCTCAGCTCTAATGAATGGCCTCGGACCACCTAGCTTCAAGGAGTCCCCTCCCCTTCACTCCGTAAGGACCCCACCCAGCTTACACGGGGTGGGACAccctccccacccgccccccccaaaacCTGAAGATGTGGCTGCCAGGATGCTGGAGAGACAGGATTTGTGAGAAAGCAGTGTCTTCCCAGACCCAGCTGCTCCTGCTACTTGTGGTCTGCACAGGGGAATAATTAAGTGCTCTCATGAAAAGACCGCCTATTGGGCTTGGAACCAATAAGAATACAGCTGATAGGGTAAATGGAATTAAATACAAAGCACACTCACCTCCTTGCTTTGTTTAATCCACTACATAGAGAGCACCTACTGAGTGCAGGCTACAAGGGACCCAAACATGAGAATCCTGTCTTTTGTCCTCCCTGCTGCACCCCAGCCTCCAGTCTAGGGGGTGGAAGTGGTAAAGCAGTCCCTCTTCTTTTTGAGTTGAATATTGAGGGTCCCAATTTCTGGCCCTTCTGCCACTCATTCTCTGTTACCATCAGCCCCAGGGCTTTAGCCACCTCTGTGTAGCCTCCCAAACTGTGTCTCTACAACCTCTTCCCTCAACTCCAGACTCAGTTACCTAGCTGCCTCTTTCAGCACTCCTCTTGGAAATTGAGGCCTGTTTCTGCCATCTCAGAAAAGGCAATTCCATTGTCTAAactgttctgtttctttctctctcttttcctgttcTATCAGCCCACAAATTCCACCAGGTCAATCAGACCACTTCTAACCCCTGTTACCTCACCAGTCTCAG is a genomic window of Hippopotamus amphibius kiboko isolate mHipAmp2 chromosome 15, mHipAmp2.hap2, whole genome shotgun sequence containing:
- the ADGRE5 gene encoding adhesion G protein-coupled receptor E5 isoform X1 — encoded protein: MGGRYGAIFLLFHVLTVLLTLSEVGSQKSKPCARWCPANSSCVNGTACRCAPGFNSSSGEIFTNPLESCDDINECGPPLQVSCGRLADCQNTEGGYHCTCIKGYELISGATTFRNASENTCRDVDECQQKPKTCKGHICINTQGSYTCQCPPGLELNLEDPKLCTDVNECTSGRNPCHNSTHCFNLVGTYQCRCRPGWKPIPGSPNGPNNTVCEDVDECSSGQHQCHSSTLCANTRGSYTCDCRQGWVPKPGFQNKQNTTICKEIFPTWTTPPGIKSQSLSVFFEEVKKMSKNFNPNFTQESMRKLITSVDDLLKTPSDLEALDLTSRHRIATHLLSGLEQILRNLAKAMTKDSFTYRSPGDTELSLVVQEQGKGNITVGQSHARMLLDWSVAAGAKKSGRTVVGILSSNMTGLLANATLNLDSKKKAELKRRLKGPVRGVQLKLVSTVNSVFLSNTNTDKLDSSVTFAFSYPNLSEQESPPRRELICAFWKSVSNGSGYWATSGCWKRGSTNSSTTCQCNHLSSFAILMAHYDVEDWKLALITKVGLALSLVCLLLCILTFLLVRPIQGSRTTVHLHLCICLFVGSAIFLAGIEKEGDQVGLRCRLVAGLLHYCFLAAFCWMSLEGVELYFLVVRVFQGQGLKKRWQCLIGYGVPLFIVGVSAAINNEGHGRRHRNCWLDTKNGFHWSFLGPVTFTILCNAVIFVITIWKLTQKFSEINPDIKKLKKARVLTITAMAQFVMLGCTWVFGLFLFDEDSQVLTYTFTILNCLQGLFLFVLYCLFNKKVREEYRKWARMVTGNKYSEFATSTSGSGSSHNPTQALRPSECGM
- the ADGRE5 gene encoding adhesion G protein-coupled receptor E5 isoform X2, encoding MGGRYGAIFLLFHVLTVLLTLSEVGSQKSKPCARWCPANSSCVNGTACRCAPGFNSSSGEIFTNPLESCDDINECGPPLQVSCGRLADCQNTEGGYHCTCIKGYELISGATTFRNASENTCRDVDECSSGQHQCHSSTLCANTRGSYTCDCRQGWVPKPGFQNKQNTTICKEIFPTWTTPPGIKSQSLSVFFEEVKKMSKNFNPNFTQESMRKLITSVDDLLKTPSDLEALDLTSRHRIATHLLSGLEQILRNLAKAMTKDSFTYRSPGDTELSLVVQEQGKGNITVGQSHARMLLDWSVAAGAKKSGRTVVGILSSNMTGLLANATLNLDSKKKAELKRRLKGPVRGVQLKLVSTVNSVFLSNTNTDKLDSSVTFAFSYPNLSEQESPPRRELICAFWKSVSNGSGYWATSGCWKRGSTNSSTTCQCNHLSSFAILMAHYDVEDWKLALITKVGLALSLVCLLLCILTFLLVRPIQGSRTTVHLHLCICLFVGSAIFLAGIEKEGDQVGLRCRLVAGLLHYCFLAAFCWMSLEGVELYFLVVRVFQGQGLKKRWQCLIGYGVPLFIVGVSAAINNEGHGRRHRNCWLDTKNGFHWSFLGPVTFTILCNAVIFVITIWKLTQKFSEINPDIKKLKKARVLTITAMAQFVMLGCTWVFGLFLFDEDSQVLTYTFTILNCLQGLFLFVLYCLFNKKVREEYRKWARMVTGNKYSEFATSTSGSGSSHNPTQALRPSECGM
- the DDX39A gene encoding ATP-dependent RNA helicase DDX39A, with product MAEQDVENELLDYEEDEEPQAPPENAPAPPKKDVKGSYVSIHSSGFRDFLLKPELLRAIVDCGFEHPSEVQHECIPQAILGMDILCQAKSGMGKTAVFVLATLQQIEPINGQVTVLVMCHTRELAFQISKEYERFSKYMPSVKVSVFFGGLSIKKDEEVLKKNCPHVVVGTPGRILALVRNRSLNLRNVKHFVLDECDKMLEQLDMRRDVQEIFRLTPHEKQCMMFSATLSKEIRPVCRKFMQDPMEVFVDDETKLTLHGLQQYYVKLKDSEKNRKLFDLLDVLEFNQVVIFVKSVQRCMALAQLLVEQNFPAIAIHRGMAQEERLSRYQQFKDFQRRILVATNLFGRGMDIERVNIVFNYDMPEDSDTYLHRVARAGRFGTKGLAITFVSDENDAKILNDVQDRFEVNVAELPEEIDISTYIEQSR